TGTTTTCATTTACTTTGACCTGTAATCCCTCAATTCCATTATGATTTTGAGTAACTTCTGCTTGAATTTCCccttgaatttctttcagaactGAAATTTTGCCCTTATTTTCATGTACCTCATTCccaacaaattcaatattttcttttgacactattattttattttcacaagtTTCTAAATAAGCTTGCGCCCTTTCAACTTGTGATTCACAGCTCTCAACCCGCACATGCGGAAATTTTCTTGTTTACACTAGCCTGCACATGTTTAATTTCAGTTTCCACTTTTACAACTTCCTGTTGTACATGTGTGAAAATTTCTTCCCTTACAAGCATTAAGTCATGTCGTATTTCCTGTTGCATGCACTCaattttgtatatattatatatataaagtatatatatcatataaataataaaaatatatatatatttaaaataaataaaaaatagccgCAGATTTTAGGGTCTGAACAAATAATTTAACGTTGTCTATGTATTTTTTATGGAAACTCTGATGGTGAAACTagcagtaaaattaaaatcaatataatcatagaaataaaataatagtaaataattaaaaaagaacTTAGACacgttaaattatttgtttcagaCCCTAATATCTGCggctattttttatttcttttaatagcCGCAGATATTAGGGtgtgaaacaaataatttaacttttcaaCAAGAAGCAAGTCGagagtttcttaaaaaaaaaaatttatttacaaaggtAACATTTAgttgtaaaaaatctcacgtaTGAATCATCTCAATAATCAAATAAACTTAATAGAGCTCTAAAGAAATAGTAAATTACGCAGATTATACTAGAAAGTGTTTTTATCCAGCGTGCGTTATGATGACTAGAAAAAAGTGGCTCCTGAAACAATAGgtttttaaaagtgtaaataatatCTGCTATTTAACAATGtcacacattattatttttaatatttagtttctGTCAGTAAACTTTACCTAAAATGATTTGGTGTTAAGTATTAAATTTCTCAATATTGTATTTTGTTAACTGAATGTATTAAATAAACTCATGAATAAGACATAAATTTTAACGAAAATGTTTTTATCCATAGATTgtttactgaaaaaaattaacctttttaACTTACAACATTCTCAAAGAGAAATTGACATCTTATAGTTAACCTGTTTATTTGTAAACGACTATGACAACAGTGCGTCATACTTTTTGTTCCTCGTTTTTATTTCTTTGCCAGTAACCAAACGTTTTGTATGATATGAAGACGAATGTTTATCAAGTAAAGTTTTTGATACAAAGGACTTATTTTACTATTTAAGACAAGGAgatttagttttatatatttactGTACGATCGTTAGAGTATTTCAAATGGAAGACATTACGACGGAAAACTCGAGTGAAATTGACACCTGGCAATACCTTTGTGACCAAATTGCGGAAATACAGTTCAGGCTCTCACGTATAAATGCACTTCGAGAAGTGAATTTAAATGTCGCAAGTTTCAGACAGGATGAAACGTATTTCCTGTCCCTGGATTCTAGTTTAAAGAAGAACTCTGCATTCGTAAGAAAACTGAAGTCATTCTCAGCCAAAAATTTAGATTGTCTAGTCCAAGAGATGAAGACCCTCAACTTGACCAAATACCTGGGTGAGGTAGCTGGTGCCCTAGTGGAATCGAAGTTAAAGATGGGAGATATACCTAGTGCATCACAGTTTTTCTCTGTTATGCACCAGTTCTACGGAGAATTTTCTGCCATCCTGCTCGAAACGTGGACTAGAATTTTTGATGTGGATCCAAGTATGTGGCATCAAAATGAAAGCAAAATGagaattaatttattgttttatgcaGATATTTTAATTACAGGAGTATGTAACAATGAAGAAAGCTACGATTTATTCGAGAGAGTATTTTCTACCCTCATCAATTCAGACATGGAAGAACATCGTAACGTTAATGTAATCAAATCATTCTGCAAGTACTGCGGTAATGAATTTGCAGGGCTAATTCCTCGATCCGTTCTGCATATTGCCACCATTTACAACAAGACAATACCAACAAGTAACATCATTCACCAAGATAAACAGCGATATTTCAGAGCACTTCTGAAGGAATATCACGTAACTTTGTGCAAACATTTACTTAGAATCCACCGTGAGTTGCTCAGAGCTGTTCGTGAGGAAAAGAGGGTGTACAGACTAAAAGGTGAAGTGAATGATGAAAAAAAGAATGAAGCTAAAGAAATGTTGTTAAATTTTCAGGACGTTCATAAAAATTGCATGGAACTAGGTGAATATCTTTCAGAAGACACTCCTCTTTTTCTTCAGGATGAACTCTCTTGGGTAGAAGAAATCAGACTTGAAGACGAAGAAGAATTTTCTTCTGAGTTATGGGAAGACGAAGAAACACAACATTTTTACGAACATTTTCCAAACCTCAAAGACATTGTCGCAACATTTCCTCTCCATTCTTCAAAATTTCAAGTTGAACATCCTATGAAAATAAATCAGCTAGAGTTGGTGGGACTGGAGAAAGGTGAATCTCCTCGCATCCTAAATAATAAGGTTCAGTTTAAAGTTTTCTTAGAAAATCTCCCAAAGTGTGTAAATCGTGAACTAATAGATAATTCATCTGTGAATTTCGCGATGACATACAACACAAAATTAAACCGAAAACAATTGGTCCAAACTCTGTTCTCTGCTCCGCGAACAAGAGTCGATCTACTGCCATTTTACGCCCGCCTGGTGGCAACTTTGAGTCCGACGATGCCAGACATTGCCAAAGAACTGGAAACATGTTTGCTAAAGGAATTCAAGTTTCTGTGTCGTAACAAATGCCAAACGAATATCGAGTCTAAGCTGAAGGTGGTGAAGTTCATGGGGGAGCTGGTGAAATTTAGGGTTTTTCCCGCAACAGAAGCACTCGACTGCCTCAAATGGCTGCTTTTCAATTTTTCTCACCCTCACCACATAGAAATGTTCTGCAGTCTCATGGATGCTTGTGGGAGGTTTCTCTTCAGGCAGCAAAACTACCATCAGAGAGTGAAAATCTATCTGGAAGACATGATGCGCCAGAAAGCGGCGTGTCCCTTCGACCCCCGCTTCACCACGATGATGGAAAACACGTACTACCAAGTGAATCCCCCCGAGAGGGCAACCACTACAAATAAGTGTCGCCCTATTATGCACGAATTCATCCGAAAACTCCTTTATAAAGACCTGGCACGAAATTCGTCTGAAAGTGTCCTGAAGTCAATGCGAAAACTTGACTGGAAAAACCGAGAAATAGCCGCTTATGCTGTCAAGTGCCTTACGAACGCCACAAACGTGAAATTCCACAACATACGTTGCCTGGCGGAAGTGGTGTGTGGACTTGCTTACTATCAAGAACTAGTTGGGATAAAGGTAACACTTGTACTCTTTTATCACTAAGGGCCAATATCACCATAGCTAGATTAAACTCTTAACTATCCGTATCGTAAAGTTACACCTTGATTTAATGATTTTCCTAAAGGATTTAATTTTTCCAGATATTTCTAACATGGCACTAATATTGTACAGTAAATCCGTCTTAACTATTATGATGTTCGTTAGAAACGCATTACAAGGCAGTGGCTATGCTTTTGGTTCGTTTTGGGGGGAAATAGCTAATCATGTTAGTAAACAAATATAATCATGAAACGAAAGTTATATTTTAGTTTGTAACATTTATTACTTAAACTTATTAAGGGAAATCATTTACCTAGTCTTCAAGCAAACTAAATcacaaacatataaaatatatttctgtgcAATATTTAACGAGTAATGTAAGTGAATATAGAAATTTCATTATGTATAATACAAATTATAGGTAACTATTTATCATTTTCCCAAAACAAATATTTCAGTACTTTTAAGATTTTTAGAATTGTAATAAGCTATGTTATAATTATGAAGCTTTTGTTTACCATTCacgaatataaatattaaatcataaccaattttatttttaagttagggGTTTTATTGGACAAAAACTTTCTTCAAAGAAAACTGTGAATAACTTAGATATTTCCGATATGTTTGAATAGATTTTTTTAGCCTTTTACAAAAGCCTAGTTCCTAGTTATGTCCAATGTTTCATGATATTTTCACGCTTagtgaattaaatatttaataaatcactGTGAAAAAGTGTAATGTTGCTTCTAAAGTAGCTggtatattaaaaacaattttgaagtaatgtatttgttttgttaactagttaatattttactaaaatgttttaatgttaaaatttatttatgttcataGAAGTTATTTAAATGCAACAGAAACACTTATTGGTAATGGGCAACATGGAattattcactttaaaaaaattaaattaccatTTAGTAGGCCAAACTAAGCTTATTGACATTaagatatttaaagttaagtgCCGGATTATAAACTAATCCTGGCCTTCGAGATTGAGCTCTGTGTTGCAGCATGCATCTTCAGTGTTAATATACTGTATTTGTATAtctaaactttaaaattaaagtaCCGATTAACTAATTTTCGCATTTACTCTTACTCCCACAACTATTTGCACACTATATTTGTTAAATTTATACTCGAACTCTTTCTCAACcaaaaataattctaaaagtaACCATATCTTCAACTTCTGCTATTAGTATCAGGTATATGTTTAATATGTACAGATTTACCAACATAGCAAAAATGTACTGTACACACACAATGCACTTATAAATAGGAATATGTGTAAATTACTGAAAACAAATTTGTATAACAATCACTTGAATCACTTGGCCATGTGGACTGCAAAACAACCATACACATGTAAATGAAGAATAACCTCAGAGCTCGCATTGACCATACATCAAACTTACAATTGCTACAGTCACTTTCACTCTACCATATGAAACCATAGTATCTGAACTGTTTGTAACGCGATCTAAATTTTTAGaacgagaattaaaaaaaatagtcgaTATCTATATTTCTGGTTCATAGAAAAGACATTATATAAAAAAGAAAGCCCAGACATTTTTAATAGGCAAATAAGAGTCACAAAATCATTTAGTATTGGCTAGACTACCTAAagcctattttattattttttttatttgaatgtactTAAGTTACAATTTACAAGTGATGTATGTAtgcttttttaaaattgtaatccACAGTAAAAGATTAAATATTGACTTGTAACCTTTGGCTAAATATACTAAAAAGCTGATCAAAATTAACAAGTTGATatcaaaacatgaattaaaataaaagttcgtATCTGCTAACAACTTATTTTTATGCTGGAAGTCAGGAACGAACAATTGCTTTCTGTATAACACTCTAGTGGTGATCCAAAGGAGATATTTTTGATGTTGTGCTGGAAGTAAGTTATATACTATGTATGATAGGCCTAAGGTGACATCATGTTTTAAAAGGGCACTGTAGAGCCAGGGACGCTAATGGTCGCTTGTGATAGTTGAGTGACCCTCGTTGCAGGTTGTTGATGCTGTGTTGGAAGACATCCAAGTCGGTATGGAGCTTAACCTACCAGAGCACAACCAGCATCGTTTGACCATGGTCAAATACCTCGGCGAGCTGCACAACTATTACATGCTCGAGTCGGACGAAGTCCTCAATGTGCTGCACTCGTTCGTCACGTTCGGATGGCCCATGGACCCGCCCACCGGCCTCTTTCGCATCCGCCTCGCCTGCATGCTGCTCAACACCGCCGGACCGTACATGGGCACCGCAGTGCCGCTCGAGAACTACCTCACCACCCTGAGGGACTTCTACTGGAGCTCGGCCGCTGCCGCGGACTCCTGGGGCGCAGCCGTGGCAAACCTCCTGGACGACACTCTTCTGGAGCTGAGGCCCGACCTCAGGCTGCGTCACTCTGATGAAGACCCACCCCTAGAACCTCAAACAAACTCAGTTCCTGAGTCCGGCTGCAATACTGGCCATAACGGCGTGACCACAACGTCGGAGAGTGTGTCCGAAGACCAGTCTCGAAAGGATTGCGGCGCAGGAGATCCAAATATGAACAAGGATAAGGAAGATGGGGACTCCACCATCGGTAACCTCCCGAAAGACGAACCTCTCCAGAAGTTGGACACGAAGATTCAAGATGAGGTACTTACACAAGGTAATCGCCTGGTAGAGGCGATGGACATCAATGGGAAGATGCACGGAGATATTTCCACAAACAGGAAGAGACAGACATACCAAAGGTTTCCCACAAACAGGACCAGCCACGTGTGTGTGAACTTCCCGATAAACAAGACGATTCTGGCTGAGAAACTAAAGGATGAGAATCACTTGGCGGAGAAAGCATGTCTAATGGACACCAACAGAAAGATTCATGAGGATTCCTCCACTGACGAGAAGAGTCAGTTATACCAGAAGTTACCAACTAACAGGAACGGCCAGACGCAAGGAAATTTCAAGGTTGGCAATAGGGGCCAAATGCACACGAAGTTCCCATTAAATAGGAACGGCAAATTTTACGAGGATCGCCCAGCTCTCTGGAATGGACACAAGTTCAGGAGAGTCCCGCCGGACAGGAAaagccaaataaaaataaagtgtttcacTAATACGAATTACTCCCATCGTGGGAAGGGTCTAGTATATGCGAAGAATGACTTGCACAAAGAACTGGGCAGCTCGAGTGCATCAGGAATCAAGGCGAACCACAGCACATGTCTCAAAGCTGACGACATTTCACGTGGGTATGCAGAGCTCTTAGAGAATACAAAAGAAATGAAGACCAAGGCAAGGAAAAGTATGTTTGCAGCTCTCGATGACTTGCAATCCCATTTGGAAATCTTGGAGTAGTCCAAATAACAGAACTGTGCCACATCATCAAAACACAAATTTTACGTTTATGGTGAAATATGTAGTTTGAagcctttatttttaataagCGGGAATTATTAAATTTCCAAGTCGGAAAACTTTAATACGAAAAAATATTTGGCATCATTATGGCAGCTATTAATTTCTTGTGAACTATTTCCCAATGCGCCAATAAAATCATTACTTATAAGTAGGATATTTatgaaaaaacttaaatattaaataataaatatagttttgttAGTATAGTATTTATTACATCAATTGAAATAATAAACTCTGAGCTCAGAAATCACAACTTGGATTATTTTAACTCTCGTATGAAATCCAAGAAGATAAAATGACAATGTATTACAAAAATATTGGAGGAAATACAttacagactttacagacaaccaattttttttgacattc
This DNA window, taken from Bacillus rossius redtenbacheri isolate Brsri chromosome 3, Brsri_v3, whole genome shotgun sequence, encodes the following:
- the LOC134530237 gene encoding regulator of nonsense transcripts 2-like, with translation MEDITTENSSEIDTWQYLCDQIAEIQFRLSRINALREVNLNVASFRQDETYFLSLDSSLKKNSAFVRKLKSFSAKNLDCLVQEMKTLNLTKYLGEVAGALVESKLKMGDIPSASQFFSVMHQFYGEFSAILLETWTRIFDVDPSMWHQNESKMRINLLFYADILITGVCNNEESYDLFERVFSTLINSDMEEHRNVNVIKSFCKYCGNEFAGLIPRSVLHIATIYNKTIPTSNIIHQDKQRYFRALLKEYHVTLCKHLLRIHRELLRAVREEKRVYRLKGEVNDEKKNEAKEMLLNFQDVHKNCMELGEYLSEDTPLFLQDELSWVEEIRLEDEEEFSSELWEDEETQHFYEHFPNLKDIVATFPLHSSKFQVEHPMKINQLELVGLEKGESPRILNNKVQFKVFLENLPKCVNRELIDNSSVNFAMTYNTKLNRKQLVQTLFSAPRTRVDLLPFYARLVATLSPTMPDIAKELETCLLKEFKFLCRNKCQTNIESKLKVVKFMGELVKFRVFPATEALDCLKWLLFNFSHPHHIEMFCSLMDACGRFLFRQQNYHQRVKIYLEDMMRQKAACPFDPRFTTMMENTYYQVNPPERATTTNKCRPIMHEFIRKLLYKDLARNSSESVLKSMRKLDWKNREIAAYAVKCLTNATNVKFHNIRCLAEVVCGLAYYQELVGIKVVDAVLEDIQVGMELNLPEHNQHRLTMVKYLGELHNYYMLESDEVLNVLHSFVTFGWPMDPPTGLFRIRLACMLLNTAGPYMGTAVPLENYLTTLRDFYWSSAAAADSWGAAVANLLDDTLLELRPDLRLRHSDEDPPLEPQTNSVPESGCNTGHNGVTTTSESVSEDQSRKDCGAGDPNMNKDKEDGDSTIGNLPKDEPLQKLDTKIQDEVLTQGNRLVEAMDINGKMHGDISTNRKRQTYQRFPTNRTSHVCVNFPINKTILAEKLKDENHLAEKACLMDTNRKIHEDSSTDEKSQLYQKLPTNRNGQTQGNFKVGNRGQMHTKFPLNRNGKFYEDRPALWNGHKFRRVPPDRKSQIKIKCFTNTNYSHRGKGLVYAKNDLHKELGSSSASGIKANHSTCLKADDISRGYAELLENTKEMKTKARKSMFAALDDLQSHLEILE